One genomic window of Arachis stenosperma cultivar V10309 chromosome 10, arast.V10309.gnm1.PFL2, whole genome shotgun sequence includes the following:
- the LOC130957660 gene encoding uncharacterized protein LOC130957660 produces the protein MVQKMLGSVVQIETRPLYNGNEEAQGVKILHRVFWSFNPCIRAFRHCKPLVQVDGTHLYGKYKGTLLVAVAQDGNQNIVPIAFALVEGETADAWHFFLRNLRMYVVRKDGVGMISDRHESIRAAVNRSGGDWQPPRAWWMFCTRHIGSNFLRAFKVSHLQKIVVNIGYSRTVEEYDINYKRLEERGEAYARWCDAIGLRHWVLAFDEGHRWGHMTTNLVKCINSMLKGARNLPVLALVRATYYKLNELFTQKSADTHERKRAGYTYSAFAQQRIESSMQHIGNIVVHCFDRRNEVFEVRKMTTGNVLVVDLARRTCDCGHFEVERIPCRHVITCCANQCLDWQLYVHDVYKMTEVRKVYRFEFTPLGDPET, from the coding sequence ATGGTGCAGAAGATGCTTGGTTCAGTTGTCCAAATAGAAACACGACCACTGTACAACGGGAATGAGGAGGCGCAAGGTGTAAAAATACTTCATCGTGTATTTTGGAGTTTCAATCCATGCATTAGGGCATTCAGGCATTGCAAGCCCCTGGTTCAGGTTGACGGCACACACTTATACGGAAAATACAAAGGTACACTTCTAGTTGCTGTTGCACAAGATGGGAACCAGAACATTGTGCCTATCGCCTTTGCCTTAGTGGAAGGGGAGACAGCTGATGCGTGGCACTTCTTTCTCAGGAATCTGCGAATGTATGTTGTTAGAAAAGACGGTGTGGGTATGATCTCAGACCGACATGAGTCAATACGGGCAGCAGTAAATCGTTCCGGTGGTGACTGGCAACCTCCAAGAGCATGGTGGATGTTTTGTACAAGACACATAGGCAGTAACTTCTTAAGGGCATTCAAAGTCTCTCACTTGCAAAAGATTGTTGTCAACATAGGGTATTCAAGAACGGTGGAGGAGTACGATATCAACTATAAGAGGTTGGAAGAGCGAGGCGAGGCATATGCCAGGTGGTGCGATGCCATTGGACTCAGACATTGGGTATTGGCATTCGACGAGGGACATCGATGGGGCCATATGACAACAAACCTTGTCAAGTGCATTAACTCAATGTTGAAGGGTGCCCGTAATCTACCTGTGTTGGCGCTGGTCCGAGCAACATATTATAAGTTAAATGAACTTTTTACGCAGAAGAGTGCCGATACTCACGAACGCAAGCGTGCTGGATATACGTACTCCGCATTTGCGCAACAGCGGATAGAATCAAGTATGCAACATATTGGGAATATAGTTGTGCACTGCTTTGATAGACGAAATGAGGTGTTTGAGGTTCGCAAAATGACTACTGGAAACGTGTTAGTTGTTGATCTTGCGCGACGGACATGTGACTGTGGGCACTTTGAGGTTGAACGAATACCATGTCGCCATGTTATTACTTGCTGTGCTAACCAGTGTCTCGATTGGCAGTTGTATGTGCATGATGTGTACAAGATGACAGAGGTTCGTAAAGTATATAGGTTTGAGTTCACACCATTAGGTGATCCCGAGACATGA